DNA from Papio anubis isolate 15944 chromosome 1, Panubis1.0, whole genome shotgun sequence:
GTCACCAGCAGAAAAGAAAGTGATTGGAATGAAGCCAGCCAACAGTCAGTTATGAATTCCTTCTCCCTTCAGGCTTTATTCCCCTCCcccacaaaggaaaacaaaacaaaacaagacacgTGCATACTGCCACATAACTGGCATGAGAAGCAAAGCCATGGAAGGCTTTTGAGGTGACTCCATGTATATTCCTGCCATTCTCCCTGATACTCAGATCTCATAGTCAAGTCTTCCCTGCCTATAGGGAAGGAGAGCTTTGGGTTAGGTTTCGCTCGCTTCTGATTCGGTGAGCTTCAGGGTTCACTGAACCTAGGATGAGATACAGAGAGAATTCTGATGTCTGAGTCTCTTCCAGATTGCAAAAGGATGCAAACCTTTAAAATGCCTTGTAATTGAACTTTTAAAAGACAGTGATAATTCAGGGGCAAAAGAGTGCTTTTTATAAGTTAGTTTATGAAGGCTCCAAGAAAGCAAAGCTGCATCTTGAGCTTATCTAAAGGATTAGTAGGGTTTAGGTGGAAGAGTGGCCAATCCAGTAGACTGGCCTAGATGCCACGGAGATGGGAGAGAGTCTGGATATTTCCCACCAAGGCCGTCTCCAACCATGAAGACTTAGCTCAGGTGTTACCCACTCTAAGAAGTATTCCTAGTCACCTCTGCCCCATCTAGGTTGTCCCCCTCTGTGCCTGTTGAAACTCCTCTTTCTAGTGTCATGGGTACCGTATCAGCAGACATTACGACTTACTGAACTTCCTTTGTGTATAGGGACTGGAAAACCCTTGTTCCCAGGCCTTGGGGGAACAGATTTACCATATGGTAGATGAATAAGCGTAAGAATACATGAAGAAGGAGACCTGTCCATCTAGAGCAGAAAGACTAATTGTAGGGAGCATCTGGGGAATGGGCTTGGTCAGTGTGTGCCCTAAAGCTGAGGGAAGGAGGCAGAACTGTAGGTTGGCTGCTGGGGAGGTACAAAAGTCataataaggccgggcgcagtggctcacgcctataatcccagcactttgggaggccgaggcgggcggatcacgaggtcaggagatcgagaccatcctggctaacatggtgaaaccccgtctctactaaaaatacaaaaaatgagccgggcgtggtggcgggcgtctgtagtcccagctactcggaggctgaggcaggagaatggcatgaacctgggaggcggagcttgcagtgagccaagatcgcgccactgcactccagcctaggtgacaaagcgagactccgtctcaaaaaaaaaaaaaaaaaaaaaagtcataataaggccctgggccaggcacagtggctcacacctgtaatcccagcactttgggaggctgagacgggcggatcatctgaggtcaggagtttgagaccagcctggccaacatggccaaaccttgtctctactaaaaatataaaaattagtggggcatggtggcgggcgcctgtagtcccactgcttggcagactgaggcaggagaatcacttgaacccaggaggaggaggttgcagtgagcagaaatggcgccactacactccagcctgggtgacaaagtgagattctgtctctaaataaataaataaataagaccctGAACACCTGGACCATCAGGACAGTGACTGGTAAGGGAAAGGGATCTCCGGTTATTTGTCAGTGAGATATGTTAGGGGAGCCAGTGGCACAAGAATGTCAAATTTGCAGGGAGCACCATgccaagaaaaaaatcagatgtgTAAATTCCCAGTTTGACAAAGCAAGTCAAGCAGGGTGGTCATTGATACTATCACGAGtctccattttataaaatgttagtttttattaGTGCATTTAAAACAGgatttagggccaggcacagtggctcatgcctgtaatctcagcactttaggaggctgaggcgagtagatgacttgaagccaggagtttgagaccagcctggccaacatggtgaaaccctgtctccactaaaaatacagaaattagccagaagtggtggtgcacgcctgtaatcccagctactggggaggctgagataagagaatcgcttgagcccgggaggcagaggttgcagtgagctgagatcgtgccactgcattccagcctaggtgacagagcgagatttattttttctgtctcaaaaaaaaagaaagaaaaaggatttagATATGCAGATGATTTGTACACCATTTTTTAGCAGTGTACTAAAAAACTGGACTCTGAATTCTGTTCCAGTAGTAATGTGAAATTTGCCCTGTTTTGCATAAGCACAGTCTGATAGTTGCAGTGGAACACCCTGAGGGTAAAACGAAGCCAGCTGCAGATTTAGCACTTCTTGTGGAGTATCCACCAAGcaagtttaacttttttaattAACTAAGAACTGTGATTTTACAAAGATGAATACCTTGCAGCCTGATGGGGCTTGGGACTTTCGGGCAGAAAACCAGGCGGGAGATATACCCCGACTCTTTTGGTTTGATTATACAGgtcaacaagaacaaaaaatggCGGGAACTTGCAACCAACCTCAATGTGGGCACATCAAGCAGTGCTGCCAGCTCCTTGAAAAAGCAGTATATCCAGTGTCTCTATGCCTTTGAATGCAAGATTGAACGGGGAGAAGACCCTCCCCCAGACATCTTTGCAGCTGCTGATTCCAAGAAGTCGCAGCCCAAGATCCAGCCTCCCTCTCCTGGTAAGGATGGGATCAGCAGCCCCACCAAGGCTGAGAGGGCCTGTTGCCCTGGCCTCATATTCAGTGGTACCTGCCTCCAGTAGGATATGCCAAGGATCTGTGCTCTGCCTTGCCCTACCACAGGGCTTAATAGGTTGGCTGACTAGAGAGTGGGCAGTGAAAACTCCCTTGGGAGGTACTCTGCAGCAGCccttaaagttttaatttttgttgtgcAGCTGGCAACTTGCCAAATGTTTGTAAAGTTGTGAATGGGAGGGGCACAAGAGGAGTTGAGGGAACTGACAAATGGCAGCAAGACAGGGCCATCTGGGAGCTTTGGCCCCTTGATGTCAGCACCTTAGAATGCAGCTCAGACTAGAGCCCTGAATTCCCCAGGGAGCTGAGATGGTAATGAATGGaaaggagggagtggggaagggataTGAATGGAACTCCCTGATGGGAGTGCCTCTGCCCACCCTCCTTTctgagaggaggctgaggcctagGGCGAGCCTAGAGAGGGAAGAAGACCAGGGTGCCTGGAAGGTGGGTGTAAACACATGTGCCCTGGTGTTGACCTCTGAGGGTGTAATGAGTACCTGAGATGACTCatcagctggggaggcctcagcagTGGGATATCTACTGCCAGGAATGGTAACTATTGGAAACATTAATTACTAGTAGTTTTGTACTCATCAGCTTAGAAGAacatttgaacttgagagatgacACCAAGCTGGATGCTTCAGAACAGGAGCTCCTAGACTCCTAAAATACATCCCAGATTTGGAAGCCCCTCCCTACCCAGGATTTCGGAGGCTCTGACTGGAGCTCATGGGCCAGCATTACAGAGTTTAATAGGTTAGACAAGGTCCTTTGGAGGAGTGAAAAGAAATAGCCAGGGAAGCTGGCAGTGACTCAAGGAATCACCAGCATGGTGATGTCATGGCCACAACACTCCTCTTTTctacatggaaaacaaaaacaaagagctaCAAAACCCTCAAATTCCCGTCTTTATGACCTGGCCTTGTAGATCCTCTGCTAAGAAGGGTGATCAGGCTTTAAAGGCCTTAGGAAGAACTTTCCCAAAGAGATTCTGGGTCATTCGTGTGTTTGTGTGAGAGTTAAACACTTTCATGCCAAGCAAACTGCTCAAATTGTATCTCTGTCCACAGCGGGATCAGGATCTATGCAGGGGCCCCAGACTCCTCAGTCAACCAGCAGTTCCATGGCAGAAGGAGGAGACTTAAAGCCACCAACTCCAGCATCCACACCACACAGTCAGATCCCCCCATTGCCAGGCATGAGGTATGGCCAAGAGCAGGGCAGATGGTTGGGAGGGATGGCTGGAGATAAGTGCATGGGAACTCCTTTGCAGCCAAAGGGTGGTCTttgcctctgccttcccagccAGTGACTACTGCGTGTCCTGTGTTATATTGGAGAAATTGGTCTATTTGTGGTCTAATTGGTTTTCCTCACTCTGGAGCAGGAGCAATTCGGTTGGGATCCAGGATGCCTTTAATGATGGAAGTGACTCCACATTCCAGAAGCGGAATTCCATGACTCCAAACCCTGGGTATCAGCCCAGTATGAATACCTCTGACATGATGGGGCGCATGTCCTATGAGCCAAATAAGGATCCTTATGGCAGCATGAGGAAAGGTGACTGATCTGATTGCTATTTGAGCTTGTGCTCGTAAAGATGGGACCAGTGAAATGGTGGGAAATCTTGAGAGTGGGTCAGGGTTCTTGTGGAGCTATCTTCTGAGATAATGCATTTCCTGCCCTAACTACCCCTCTTCATCCCTACCTCCTTTCTTGTCTCCTCCTTGACCTCACCTTGTCATCCCTTAACAAGTACATGCCTTTTGCTGGTTGGGGCCTCTTTAGATCTCTGTTTTGAACTTGTCTGGAAAACAATGAGATCAAACTTGAAGAGGGCCTGGGTCTTTGGAGCAGACAAATATATATTACCAGCTTTGCCAACTTACCAGTTTGTTCACTGCTTGCCTTTCTACACTCAGCTCCAGGGAGTGATCCCTTCATGTCCTCAGGGCAGGGCCCCAACGGCGGGATGGGTGACCCCTACAGTCGTGCTGCTGGCCCTGGGCTAGGAAATGTGGCGATGGGACCACGACAGCACTATCCCTATGGAGGTCCTTATGACAGAGTGAGGTAAGCATGACCCCAGCTCCTGTCCACCCGCCAGCACCCTGAGGCTATAGTGGGCTCAATCTGTCTCTTCAATTTTGTTTAGGACGGAGCCTGGAATAGGGCCTGAGGGAAACATGAGCACTGGGGCCCCACAGCCTAATCTCATGCCTTCCAACCCAGACTCGGGGATGTATTCTCCTAGCCGCTACCccccgcagcagcagcagcagcagcaacggTGAGTAAAGCCTGGTCTTGGTGCTGCTGTGACTCAGACTTTGCCACTACCCATCCTGATCCTGTGTTTCTTTGCCTCCTGTAGACATGATTCCTATGGCAATCAGTTCTCCACCCAAGGTACCCCTTCTGgcagccccttccccagccagcAGACCACAATGTAtcaacagcagcagcaggtgaGGAGGGTAGCTGGGAATGGACCGGCATGCAGGTTCGTCTTGAAAGCTAGTAGTAAACTAACGTGTTGAAGTCTAAGAAGCTCACTTTAGATATTTTGGCATTCTTCTCTCATCTGACTGGCCAGTCCTGCTTGAAGAGCCAAGTCCTCAGTCTCTTCTCTATTTGGAGTTGGAAGGGGCTAGAAATAGACCTTATTTTGATCGTtaggttttgtatatttttctacttagagcaagggaggggaagaaagagtgGTGGTTGCTTTTGGAAACAACTTCAAAAGATAATTTGTTAAGGTGATTCCCATGTTTCCTTGGAGTCTATGGCCACCAGGCATCTAGTTGTAGCCATCTCGGCATCTGTGGGCTTTATGTCCCTGAGTGCAGAGTATTAACTTCCCCTCTGCTTGTCTCTGCCTTAGAATTACAAGCGGCCAATGGATGGCACATATGGCCCTCCTGCCAAGCGGCATGAAGGGGAGATGTACAGCGTGCCATACAGCACTGGGCAGGGGCAGCCTCAGCAGCAGCAGttgcccccagcccagccccagcctgccAGCCAGCAACAAGCTGCCCAGCCTTCCCCTCAGCAAGATGTATACAACCAATATGGCAATGCCTATCCTGCCACTGCCACCGCTGCTACTGAGCGCCGACCAGCAGGCGGCCCCCAGAACCAATTTCCATTCCAGTTTGGCCGAGACCGTGTCTCTGCACCCCCTGGCACCAATGCCCAGCAAAACATGCCACCGCAAATGATGGGCGGCCCCATACAGGCATCAGCTGAGGTTGCTCAGCAAGGCACCATGTGGCAGGGGCGTAATGACATGACCTATAATTATGCCAACAGGCAGAGCACGGGCTCTGCTCCCCAGGGGCCCGCCTATCATGGCGTGAACCGAACAGATGAAATGCTGCACACAGATCAGAGGGCCAACCACGAAGGCCCGTGGCCTTCCCATGGCACACGCCAGCCCCCATATGGTCCCTCTGCCCCTGTGCCCCCCATGACAAGGCCCCCTCCATCTAACTACCAGCCCCCGCCAAGCATGCAGAATCACATTCCTCAGGTATCCAGCCCTGCTCCCCTGCCCCGGCCAATGGAGAACCGCACCTCTCCTAGCAAGTCTCCATTCCTGCACTCTGGGATGAAAATGCAGAAGGCAGGTCCCCCAGTACCTGCCTCACACATAGCACCTGCCCCTGTGCAGCCCCCCATGATTCGGCGGGATATCACCTTCCCACCTGGCTCTGTTGAAGCCACACAGCCTGTGTTGAAGCAGAGGAGGCGGCTCACAATGAAAGACATTGGTAAGGAGATCTCCCTCATTCGGTTGCCTAATCTGCCCCTTTCCGTCTTGTCCATTGTTCCCTCCACCTTAATATTCTGGATGAGGTTGAATCTGGTCCAATATTGACTAAAATAGAACCAAAGAActttggaaaaggaagaaataagctAACTAAAAGTTTTCCTTCAAAACATTGCCATGCAGTGATGTCCTAGACAGACAGCTTAGAAGCCATGAGGGGCTGGTGTGTGTCATCTCCCAGACAGGAACTGCCTTCTACATTGTGTTATCTTCAGAGTAGCCTCACTGATGGGGCAACCCTGGGGGTGCCTCCAGCCAACCCGGGCTTGGTGGATGGACGACATGGAGGTTTATTTCAGGAACCCCGGAGGCATGGCGGGTAATGATGTCCCTCAAGTCTGGTCTCCTGGCAGAGAGCACATGGGCATTAGATACCATCAACATCCTGCTATATGATGACAACAGCATCATGACCTTCAATCTCAGTCAGGTGAGTATCAGTGCCTGGGGAAGATTGAGATGGTTTGGGATCTTCTTAGTGTAGACAATGGGAATGTCTCATCTTTAGCCACCATggtctttctctttcactcttgTAGATATCTTCCATGCCAGTACTTTGCTTCCTTTGCCTCTGGGCACAGGCCCAGGATCTTGAGAGCAATAATAATTTGTTTACATGATACCTTAACACAGGATTGACTTCAAAAGGAATTTGGGAGACACTTTGGGGTATTAGTAAGAATGCAGATTCTATTGATGCCAGTGAGGACACCACATTTTCTAGAAGaatcttgtgttttttgtttttttttaatagagacaaggtttcactatgttgcccaggttcatgaactcctgagttcaagtgatcctcccaaagtgctaggattacaggtgtgagccaccaggcctggcctgaaTCTGTGGTCTTTTTATCAGTGAGCAGAGtacattgtttccatttttccctttcttctttgaaCAGTAGGGGCCTTTGTTGATCCCAGTGTCCTTAGATGTAGAGTGGATGGGGGATTTGGTTGTTTAACAATATTCTTACAAAGCTGATTGTTCAGACCCACCCTCCATAGGATGTGCACACTAGTAGAGGTGCTGGAAAGAGTTTGTGCTGCATCATcctactctttttcttttgatcatCTTTAATACCTACCAACCTGTATATCAAGGAGCTGACTTATtaatagttaccatttattgtgctcttattttgtgccaggtccttaatattctgtttcaTGTCATCCTAGCAACAGCCCTCAGAGACAGGAGATATGGTCATTTAGGGATGAGTAAATAGGCTCAGAGTCTTACCCTTGTTGAGGTTCACATAGCTGTCAGTAGAATCTGTCTGATTCCTAAGCCTGATTTTATTTCCATTGCATATTATTGCCTACcatgagaaaggaaaaattttGATAGAGCAATTTTCATATGCCAGGTATTTGACATCTCCCATTTACACCTCAGAATAACCCTGTAAAgtttaggaatttttattttatacagctACTTCCTGGAaaagccagaattttttttttttttttttttttttttttaagagactctggcacctaggctggagtgtagtagtgccctcatggctcactgcagcctcaaacttctgggctcaagcgatcctcttgcctcagcctccatgtccagctatttatttattttgagacagggtctccattactcaagctagagtgcagtggtgcaatcacagctcactgcagtctcgaccttccaggctcaggtgatcctcccacctcagcttcccaagtagctaggactaaggTGCACGccaacatgctcagctaattattattatcattattattattattattattattattttgagagatggggcttcaccatgttgcccaggctgatctcagactcctgggctcaagtgattcacctgcctcagcctctcaaagtacaggtgtgagccactgctccaggccccagctaacttccttattttttgtagaggcatggtctcactgtgttgcccaggctggtctcaaactcctaggctcaactgattctcccacttcaaccttccaaagtgttgggattaccggctgggcgcagtggctcacacctgtaatcccagctcttcaggaggccgaggcaggaggatcgcttgaggtcaggaatttgagaccagcttggccaacatggtgaaaccccatctctactaaaaatacagaaattaggctgggcgcggtggctcactccagtaatcctcacactttgggagggaggccaaggtgggtggatcacttgaggttaggagttcaagaccagcctggccaatatgataaaaccccatatctaccaaaatataaaaattagccaggcctggtgacacacctgtaatcccagctacttgggaggcagaggcaggagaatcactttgaacccaggaggcagaggttgcagtgagctgagattgcaccactgcactccagcctggccaacagagcgggactctgtctcaaaaaaaaaaaaaaaaatacacacaccccacacacactatcccgatgtggtggcaggcgcctgtaatcccagctactcgggaggctaaggcaggagaagaatcacttgaacccaggaggcggaggctgcagccagctgagatcacaccactacactccagcctggatgacagtgagactttgtctcaaaaaaaaacaaaaaaaagtgttgggattacaggtgtgagccactgcttccagctCCTAGATCTAATTTGAAAGCccttatttttttcccatctgcTCTACTGTTCAGCCAAAGATTGTGACTGGAGAggagtgttttcttctagaggtAAATAAATGGCCTATATATTATCCAAGGTGGAATTTGGGTCTCTGTAGCCCCAGTTTGGACCAGTGTTTGGAGAGCTGAAGCCTCATCCCACTCCTTATGCTGCAAGATCCATGGAGTTCCAGCCCCCTAGACTATTGGGGAGCTTGGAGAAGAGAGCCATGAACATCTGCCCACATTGCATTCTCTTCTCTTagcttgagtcaccatgcctaaGCTTGGGTTCCACTTGGCAGTGAGATGGAGAGAATGTCCTAAAAGAGATAATGGCAGTGACCACCAGGTTGAAAACTGGCCTGGTGAAGAACAGCAGAAGATTGTTTGGGAAAAGAGAAGGCTAAGAGATGACTGGCCCTGGTGGGTGAGGTGCAAAGCTGTTGGCTAGTGTTCCTGGAGATAGGCTTATGTGAAGGTAGGTtgggcagaagaaagaactttgtGTTGGGCATAGAAGAGATTAAGATGAACAATTTGCTCTGTGGAGAACCTTTGGGAAAGGAGCaactctgcctctcccagctgaTACAGAAGACTTGGGGAGGTCTCTCAAGTCAAGGATTCTGTTCTTTGACCACTTTTATCCCTTAATTTAtttcctgttctttctctttttagctCCCAGGGTTGCTAGAGCTCCTTGTAGAATATTTCCGACGATGCCTGATTGAGATCTTTGGCATTTTAAAGGAGTATGAGGTGGGTGACCCAGGACAGAGAACGCTACTGGATCCTGGGAGGTTCAGCAAGGTGTCTAGTCCAGCTCCCATGGAGggtggggaagaagaagaagaacttcTAGGTCCTAAactagaagaggaagaagaagaggaagtagTTGAAAATGATGAGGAGATAGCCTTTTCAGGCAAGGACAAACCAGCTTCAGAGAATAGTGAGGAGAAGCTGATCAGTAAGTTTGACAAGCTTCCAGTAAAGATCGTACAGAAGAATGACCCATTTGTGGTGGACTGCTCAGATAAGCTTGGGCGTGTGCAGGAGTTTGACAGTGGCCTGCTGCACTGGCGGATTGGTGGGGGGGACACCACTGAGCATATCCAGACCCACTTCGAAAGCAAGACAGAGCTGCTGCCTTCCCGGCCTCATGCACCCTGCCCACCAGCCCCCCGGAAGCATGTGACAACAGCAGAGGGTACGCCAGGGACAACAGACCAGGAGGGACCCCCACCTGATGGACCTCCAGAAAAACGGATCACAGCCACTATGGATGACATGTTGTCTACTCGGTCTAGCACCTTGACCGAGGATGGAGCTAAGAGTGCAGAGGCCATCAAGGAGAGCAGCAAGTTTCCATTTGGCATTAGCCCAGCACAGAGCCACCGGAATATCAAGATCCTAGAGGACGAACCCCACAGTAAGGATGAGACCCCACTGTGTACCCTTCTGGACTGGCAGGATTCTCTTGCCAAGCGCTGTGTCTGTGTCTCCAATACCATTCGAAGCCTGTCATTTGTGCCAGGCAATGACTTTGAGATGTCCAAACACCCAGGGCTGCTGCTCATCCTGGGCAAGCTGATCCTGCTGCACCACAAGCACCCAGAACGGAAGCAGGCACCACTAACTtatgagaaggaggaggaacaggACCAAGGGGTGAGCTGCAACAAAGTGGAGTGGTGGTGGGACTGCTTGGAGATGCTCCGGGAAAACACCTTGGTTACACTCGCCAACATCTCGGGGCAGTTGGACCTATCCCCATACCCCGAGAGCATTTGCCTGCCTGTCCTGGACGGACTCCTACACTGGGCAGTTTGCCCTTCAGCTGAAGCCCAGGACCCCTTTTCCACCCTGGGCCCCAATGCCGTCCTTTCCCCGCAGAGACTGGTCTTGGAAACCCTCAGCAAACTCAGCATCCAGGACAACAATGTGGACCTGATTCTGGCCACACCCCCCTTCAGTCGCCTGGAGAAGTTGTATAGCACTATGGTGCGCTTCCTCAGTGACCGAAAGAACCCGGTGTGCCGGGAGATGGCTGTGGTACTGCTGGCCAACCTGGCTCAGGGGGACAGCCTGGCAGCTCGTGCCATTGCAGTGCAGAAGGGCAGTATCGGCAACCTCCTGGGCTTCCTAGAGGACAGCCTTGCCGCCACGCAGTTCCAGCAGAGCCAGGCCAGCCTCCTCCACATGCAGAACCCACCCTTTGAGCCAACTAGTGTGGACATGATGCGGCGGGCTGCCCGCGCGCTGCTTGCCCTGGCCAAGGTGGACGAGAACCACTCAGAGTTTACTCTGTACGAATCACGGCTGTTGGACATCTCGGTATCACCGTTGATGAACTCATTGGTTTCACAAGTCATTTGTGATGTACTGTTTTTGATTGGCCAGTCATGACAGCCGTGGGACACCTCcccccctgtgtgtgtgtgcgtgtgtggagAACTTAGAAACTGACTGTTGCCCTTTATTTATGCAAAACCACCTCAGAATCCAGTTTACCCTGTGCTGTCCAGCTTCTCCCTTGGGAAAAAGTCTCTcctgtttctctttcctccttccacctCCCCCCGTCCACCACCTCACGCCTTTCTGTTCCTTGTCCTCACCTTACTCCCCTCaggaccccaccccaccctctttGAAAAGACAAAGCTCTGCCTACAtagaatactttttttattttaaccaaagTTACTGTTGTTTACAGtgagtttggggaaaaaaaaataaaataaaaatggctttcCCAGTCCTTGCATCAACGGGACGCCACATTTCATAACTgtttttaatggtaaaaaaaaaaaaaaaagaaaaaaaatacaaaaaaaaaaattctgaaggaCAAAAAAGGTGACTGCTGAACTGTGTGTGGTTTATTGTTGTACATTCACAATCTTGCAGGAGCCAAGAAGTTCGCAGTTGTGAACAGACCCTGTTCACTGGAGAGGCCTGTGCAGTAGAGTGTAGACCCTTTCATGTACTGTACTGTACACCTGATACTGTAAACATACTGTAATAATAATGTCTCACATGGAAACAAGAGAAAACGCTGGGTCAGCAGCAagctgtagtttttaaaaatgtttttagttaaacgttgaggagaaaaaaaaaggcttttcccCCAAAGTATCATGTGTGAACCTACAACACCCTgacctctttctctcctccttgatTGTATGAATAACCCTGAGATCACCTCTTAGAACTGGTTTTAACCTTTAGCTGCAGCGGCTGCGCTgccacgtgtgtatatatatgacgTTGTACATTGCACATACCCTTGGATCCCCACAGTTTGGTCCTCATCCCAGCTACCCCTTTATAGTATGACGAGTTAACAAGTTGGTGACCTGCACAAAGCGAGACACAGCTATTTAATCTCTTGCCAGACATCGCCCTTCTTGGTGCGATGCTGTACAGGTCTCTGTAAAAAGTCCTTGCTGTCTCAGCAGCCAATCAacttatagtttatttttttctgggtttttgttttgttttgttttctttctaatcgAGGTGTGAAAAAGTTCTAGGTTCAGTTGAAGTTCTGATGAAGAAACACAATTGAGATTTTTTCAGTGATAAAATCTGCATATTTGTATTTCAACAATGTAGCTAAAACTTGATGtaaattcctcctttttttccttttttggcttAATGAATATCATTTATTCAGTATGAAATCTTTATACTATATGTTCCACGTGTTAAGAATAAATGTACATTAAATCTTGGTAAGACTTTTGtgaagctttttattttcaaacta
Protein-coding regions in this window:
- the ARID1A gene encoding AT-rich interactive domain-containing protein 1A isoform X3; amino-acid sequence: MAAQVAPAAASSLGNPPPPPPSELKKAEQQQREEAGGEAAAAAAAERGEMKAAAGQESEGPAVGPPQPLGKELQDGAESNGGGGGGGAGGGGGPGAEPDLKNSNGNAGPRPALNNNLTEPPGGGGGGSSDGVGAPPHSAAAALPPPAYGFGQPYGRSPSAVVAAAAAVFHQQHGGQQSPGLAALQSGGGGGLEPYAGPQQNSHDHGFPNHQYNSYYPNRSAYPPPAPAYALSSPRGGTPGSGAAAAPGSKPPPSSSASASSSSSSFAQQRFGAMGGGGPSAAGGGTPQPTATPTLNQLLTSPSSARGYQGYPGGDYGGGPQDGGAGKGPADMASQCWGAAAAAAAAAAAAASGGAQQRSHHAPMSPGSSGGGGQPLARTPQPSSPMDQMGKMRPQPYGGTNPYSQQQGPPSGPQQGHGYPGQPYGSQTPQRYPMTMQGRAQSAMGGLSYTQQIPPYGQQGPSGYGQQGQTPYYNQQSPHPQQQQPPYSQQPPSQTPHAQPSYQQQPQSQPPQLQSSQTPYSQQPSQPPHQQSPTPYPSQQSTTQQHPQSQPSYSQPQAQSPYQQQQPQQPAPSTLSQQAAYPQPQSQQSQQTAYSQQRFPPPQELSQDSFGSQASSAPSMTSSKGGQEDMNLSLQSRPSSLPDLSGSIDDLPMGTEGALSPGVSTSGISSSQGEQSNPAQSPFSPHTSPHLPGIRGPSPSPVGSPASVAQSRSGPLSPAAVPGNQMPPRPPSGQSDSIMHPSMNQSSIAQDRGGYPRQPNYNALPNANYPSAGMAGGINPMGAGGQMHGQPGIPPYGTLPPGRMSHASMGNRPYGPNMANMPPQVGSGMCPPPGGMNRKTQETAVAMHVAANSIQNRPPGYPNMNQGGMMGTGPPYGQGINSMAGMINPQGPPYSMGGTMANNSAGMAASPEMMGLGDVKLTPATKMNNKADGTPKTESKSKKSSSSTTTNEKITKLYELGGEPERKMWVDRYLAFTEEKAMGMTNLPAVGRKPLDLYRLYVSVKEIGGLTQVNKNKKWRELATNLNVGTSSSAASSLKKQYIQCLYAFECKIERGEDPPPDIFAAADSKKSQPKIQPPSPAGSGSMQGPQTPQSTSSSMAEGGDLKPPTPASTPHSQIPPLPGMSRSNSVGIQDAFNDGSDSTFQKRNSMTPNPGYQPSMNTSDMMGRMSYEPNKDPYGSMRKAPGSDPFMSSGQGPNGGMGDPYSRAAGPGLGNVAMGPRQHYPYGGPYDRVRTEPGIGPEGNMSTGAPQPNLMPSNPDSGMYSPSRYPPQQQQQQQRHDSYGNQFSTQGTPSGSPFPSQQTTMYQQQQQNYKRPMDGTYGPPAKRHEGEMYSVPYSTGQGQPQQQQLPPAQPQPASQQQAAQPSPQQDVYNQYGNAYPATATAATERRPAGGPQNQFPFQFGRDRVSAPPGTNAQQNMPPQMMGGPIQASAEVAQQGTMWQGRNDMTYNYANRQSTGSAPQGPAYHGVNRTDEMLHTDQRANHEGPWPSHGTRQPPYGPSAPVPPMTRPPPSNYQPPPSMQNHIPQVSSPAPLPRPMENRTSPSKSPFLHSGMKMQKAGPPVPASHIAPAPVQPPMIRRDITFPPGSVEATQPVLKQRRRLTMKDIGTPEAWRVMMSLKSGLLAESTWALDTINILLYDDNSIMTFNLSQLPGLLELLVEYFRRCLIEIFGILKEYEVGDPGQRTLLDPGRFSKVSSPAPMEGGEEEEELLGPKLEEEEEEEVVENDEEIAFSGKDKPASENSEEKLISKFDKLPVKIVQKNDPFVVDCSDKLGRVQEFDSGLLHWRIGGGDTTEHIQTHFESKTELLPSRPHAPCPPAPRKHVTTAEGTPGTTDQEGPPPDGPPEKRITATMDDMLSTRSSTLTEDGAKSAEAIKESSKFPFGISPAQSHRNIKILEDEPHSKDETPLCTLLDWQDSLAKRCVCVSNTIRSLSFVPGNDFEMSKHPGLLLILGKLILLHHKHPERKQAPLTYEKEEEQDQGVSCNKVEWWWDCLEMLRENTLVTLANISGQLDLSPYPESICLPVLDGLLHWAVCPSAEAQDPFSTLGPNAVLSPQRLVLETLSKLSIQDNNVDLILATPPFSRLEKLYSTMVRFLSDRKNPVCREMAVVLLANLAQGDSLAARAIAVQKGSIGNLLGFLEDSLAATQFQQSQASLLHMQNPPFEPTSVDMMRRAARALLALAKVDENHSEFTLYESRLLDISVSPLMNSLVSQVICDVLFLIGQS